One Glycine max cultivar Williams 82 chromosome 4, Glycine_max_v4.0, whole genome shotgun sequence DNA segment encodes these proteins:
- the LOC100787924 gene encoding adenine/guanine permease AZG1 yields MEAERPPLPQHNSHTNKKPFSRLNQYVATTRVGKWFKLSQRNSTFTTELRAGTATFLTMAYILAVNASILSDSGGTCSVSDCVPLCSDPSTPLSACSGPSLRVIQPDVSCKFSPVNPGYAACLENTRKDLIVATIASSLIGCFIMGTFANLPLGLAPGMGSNAYFAYTVVGFHGSGNVSYQSALAAVFIEGTIFLLVSAIGLRAKLAKLVPKPVRISSSAGIGFFLAFIGLQNNQGIGLIGYSPSTLVTLGACPSSSRASLSPVLTAANGTVSLLPGGSVSGDILCLKDRMESPTLWLGLVGFVIIAYCLAKNIKGAMIYGIVFVTVVSWFRGTKVTAFPNTDAGNSAHEYLKKVVDVHTIKTTAGALSFKNIGKGYFWEAVVTFLYVDILDTTGTLYSMARFAGFTDEKGDFEGQYFAFMSDATSIVVGSLLGTSPVTAFIESSTGIREGGRTGITALTVAAYFFLAFFFTPLLASIPAWAVGPPLILVGVLMMRSVVEIDWEDMREAIPAFVTLILMPLTYSIAYGLIGGIGTYIVLNLWDWGWEGLGHFGLGKKTTTAAAMASDEDSHHHHGVNGILQNQHSPQNPTAKALQLEP; encoded by the coding sequence ATGGAGGCTGAAAGGCCCCCACTTCCACAACACAACTCTCACACAAACAAGAAGCCCTTCTCTCGACTAAACCAATACGTAGCCACAACCAGAGTTGGGAAATGGTTCAAGCTCTCCCAACGCAACTCCACCTTCACCACCGAGCTCCGTGCCGGCACCGCCACCTTCCTCACCATGGCCTACATCCTCGCCGTCAACGCCTCCATCCTCTCCGACTCCGGCGGCACCTGCTCCGTCTCCGATTGCGTCCCTCTCTGCTCCGACCCATCCACCCCTCTCTCCGCCTGCTCAGGCCCATCCCTCCGCGTCATCCAGCCCGACGTCTCATGCAAATTCAGCCCAGTTAACCCGGGCTACGCGGCCTGCCTCGAAAACACGCGCAAGGACTTAATCGTGGCCACTATAGCCTCCTCCCTCATTGGCTGCTTCATCATGGGCACCTTCGCGAACCTCCCTTTGGGCCTCGCCCCGGGCATGGGCTCTAACGCGTATTTTGCTTACACCGTCGTGGGCTTCCACGGCTCCGGCAACGTCTCCTACCAAAGCGCCCTCGCCGCAGTCTTCATCGAAGGAACAATCTTCCTCCTCGTCTCGGCAATCGGGCTTCGCGCCAAGCTCGCCAAACTCGTCCCCAAGCCCGTGAGAATAAGCTCCTCGGCCGGAATCGGGTTTTTCTTAGCCTTCATCGGGCTTCAAAACAACCAAGGTATCGGGCTCATCGGGTACAGCCCATCCACCTTAGTCACCCTCGGCGCCTGTCCAAGCTCCTCACGTGCCTCCCTCTCACCCGTCTTAACGGCGGCTAACGGCACCGTTAGTTTACTACCCGGCGGGAGCGTCTCGGGTGATATCCTCTGCCTGAAAGACAGGATGGAAAGCCCAACCCTCTGGCTGGGCCTCGTGGGCTTCGTTATAATCGCGTACTGTCTGGCGAAGAACATCAAAGGCGCGATGATATACGGCATCGTTTTCGTCACGGTTGTGTCGTGGTTCCGTGGCACCAAAGTGACGGCGTTTCCGAACACGGACGCGGGTAACTCCGCGCACGAGTACTTGAAGAAGGTGGTGGATGTTCACACGATAAAAACCACTGCAGGGGCACTGAGCTTCAAGAACATTGGAAAAGGGTATTTTTGGGAGGCCGTGGTGACTTTCTTGTACGTTGACATTCTCGACACGACAGGAACGTTGTACTCCATGGCGCGTTTCGCGGGCTTCACCGACGAGAAGGGGGACTTCGAGGGACAGTACTTCGCCTTCATGTCGGACGCCACGTCGATCGTGGTGGGCTCCTTGCTCGGAACCTCGCCGGTGACAGCGTTTATCGAGTCGTCAACGGGGATCAGGGAGGGTGGGAGAACGGGGATCACGGCGTTGACGGTGGCGGCGTATTTCTTTTTAGCGTTTTTCTTCACGCCGTTGCTGGCGTCGATACCGGCGTGGGCGGTGGGGCCGCCGTTGATTCTGGTGGGGGTTTTGATGATGAGATCGGTGGTGGAGATTGATTGGGAGGACATGAGAGAAGCGATACCGGCGTTCGTGACGCTCATTCTGATGCCGTTGACGTATTCGATTGCTTATGGGCTTATTGGTGGGATTGGGACATACATTGTGTTGAACCTTTGGGATTGGGGATGGGAGGGTTTGGGGCACTTTGGGCTTGGGAAGAAAACAACTACAGCAGCAGCAATGGCTTCGGATGAGGATTCCCATCATCATCATGGGGTCAATGGGATACTACAAAATCAACATTCTCCACAAAATCCAACTGCTAAAGCACTACAACTAGAGCCTTAG